The following are from one region of the Muntiacus reevesi chromosome 3, mMunRee1.1, whole genome shotgun sequence genome:
- the HYCC2 gene encoding hyccin 2 isoform X3, with protein sequence MWVYLRLTVSRDRQSNGCIEALLLGIYNLEIADKDGNNKVLSFTIPSLSKPSIYHEPSTIGSMALTEGALCQHDLIRVVYSDLHPQRETFTAQNRFEVLSFLMLCYNSAIVYMPASSYQSLCRMGSRVCVSGFPRQHEKQWKELCGRIVLDPEFMVQLLTGVYYAMYNGQWDLGQEVLDDIIYRAQLELFSQPLLVANAMKNSLPFDAPDSSQEGQKVLKVEVTPTVPRISRTAITTASIRRHRWRREDGFDFSNEADPSIPGSPIQHGSTDLGIKRVQEGEVLVHRTPEHGSPEPNSAAATTEGAEGINGGEESVNLNDADEGFSSGASLSSQPIGTKPSSSSQRGSLRKVATGRSAKDKETTSAIKSNESPRDSVVRRQYVQQPTDLSVDSIELTPMKKHLSLPAGQVVPKTNSINLIRTASASSSKSFDYVNGSQASTSIGVGTEGVTNLAANNANRYSTISLQEDRLGQAGEGKELLSPGAPLSKQSRSPSFNMQLISQV encoded by the exons ATGTGGGTTTATTTACGGCTTACAGTTAGCCGAGACAGACAGAGTAATGGTTGCATTGAAGCACTTCTGTTAGGAATTTACAATTTG GAAATTGCTGATAAAGATGGAAACAATAAAGTTCTGTCTTTTACCATCCCTTCCTTATCCAAACCATCAATATACCATGAG CCCTCCACAATTGGATCCATGGCCTTGACAGAAGGGGCATTGTGTCAGCATGATCTCATCAGGGTTGTTTACAGTGATCTTCATCCTCAGAGGGAAACATTCACTGCACAAAACCG gtTTGAAGTCCTGAGTTTTCTCATGTTATGTTATAATTCTGCTATTGTGTATATGCCTGCTTCATCTTACCAGTCTCTTTGCCGAATGGGCTCCAG GGTTTGTGTGAGTGGATTTCCACGGCAACACGAAAAACAGTGGAAAGAACTCTGTGGTCGAATAGTGTTGGATCCCGAATTTATGGTACAGCTTCTCACAGGAGTTTATTATGCCAT GTATAATGGACAGTGGGACCTTGGCCAGGAAGTCCTTGATGACATCATCTATAGAGCTCAACTAGAACTCTTTTCTCAACCACTATTG GTTGCCAATGCCATGAAAAACTCATTACCATTTGATGCTCCTGATTCTTCACAAGAAGGCCAGAAAGTACTTAAAGTCGAAGTCACTCCAACAGTGCCGAGGATTTCTCGGACTGCAATTACAACAGCTTCAATCCGTCGCCATAGATGGAGGAGAGAAG ATGGCTTTGACTTCTCAAACGAGGCTGACCCGAGTATTCCTGGCTCCCCGATCCAACACGGCTCcactgacctagggatcaaacgtGTGCAAGAGGGGGAGGTGCTGGTGCACAGGACTCCTGAGCACGGCTCGCCGGAGCccaactcagcagcagccacaacaGAGG GTGCTGAGGGTATAAATGGAGGAGAGGAGTCGGTTAACCTGAATGATGCAGATGAAGGATTTTCATCAGGGGCTTCCCTCAGCAGCCAGCCAATTGGGACCAAACCATCCTCCTCTTCTCAGAGGGGAAGCTTAAGGAAAGTAGCAACTGGGCGTTCAGCCAAGGATAAAGAAACAACTTCTGCCATCAAATCCAATGAGAGCCCTCGAGATTCAGTAGTTCGCAGGCAGTATGTACAGCAACCAACTGATCTTAGTGTAGATTCAATTGAGCTGACACCGATGAAGAAACACCTGAGCCTGCCTGCTGGCCAGGTGGTGCCAAAAACTAATAGCATTAATCTAATCCGGACAGCCAGTGCTTCCTCAAGTAAATCATTTGACTATGTAAATGGCAGTCAAGCAAGTACCAGCATTGGGGTTGGCACTGAGGGTGTTACTAATTTAGCAGCTAACAATGCTAATCGCTACTCAACTATCAGTCTACAGGAAGACCGGCTAGGTcaagctggagaagggaaagagctgcTCAGCCCGGGAGCTCCCTTATCCAAGCAGTCTCGATCCCCAAGCTTCAATATGCAGCTGATATCCCAGGTGTAG
- the HYCC2 gene encoding hyccin 2 isoform X1 encodes MLGTERGVVEEWLSEFKALPDTQITNYAATLHRKKTLVPALYKVIQDSNNELLEPVCHQLFELYRSSEVRLKRFTLQFLPELMWVYLRLTVSRDRQSNGCIEALLLGIYNLEIADKDGNNKVLSFTIPSLSKPSIYHEPSTIGSMALTEGALCQHDLIRVVYSDLHPQRETFTAQNRFEVLSFLMLCYNSAIVYMPASSYQSLCRMGSRVCVSGFPRQHEKQWKELCGRIVLDPEFMVQLLTGVYYAMYNGQWDLGQEVLDDIIYRAQLELFSQPLLVANAMKNSLPFDAPDSSQEGQKVLKVEVTPTVPRISRTAITTASIRRHRWRREDGFDFSNEADPSIPGSPIQHGSTDLGIKRVQEGEVLVHRTPEHGSPEPNSAAATTEGAEGINGGEESVNLNDADEGFSSGASLSSQPIGTKPSSSSQRGSLRKVATGRSAKDKETTSAIKSNESPRDSVVRRQYVQQPTDLSVDSIELTPMKKHLSLPAGQVVPKTNSINLIRTASASSSKSFDYVNGSQASTSIGVGTEGVTNLAANNANRYSTISLQEDRLGQAGEGKELLSPGAPLSKQSRSPSFNMQLISQV; translated from the exons ATGCTGGGAACTGAACGTGGTGTTGTGGAAGAATGGTTATCAGAATTCAAG GCATTACCTGACACTCAGATCACCAATTATGCAGCAACTTTACACCGGAAAAAAACACTGGTACCAGCCCTCTATAAAGTTATTCAAGACTCAAATAATGAG ctcCTGGAGCCTGTCTGCCACCAGCTGTTTGAGCTCTATCGTAGCTCTGAAGTTCGACTTAAGAGGTTCACACTGCAGTTCTTGCCAGAATTGATGTGGGTTTATTTACGGCTTACAGTTAGCCGAGACAGACAGAGTAATGGTTGCATTGAAGCACTTCTGTTAGGAATTTACAATTTG GAAATTGCTGATAAAGATGGAAACAATAAAGTTCTGTCTTTTACCATCCCTTCCTTATCCAAACCATCAATATACCATGAG CCCTCCACAATTGGATCCATGGCCTTGACAGAAGGGGCATTGTGTCAGCATGATCTCATCAGGGTTGTTTACAGTGATCTTCATCCTCAGAGGGAAACATTCACTGCACAAAACCG gtTTGAAGTCCTGAGTTTTCTCATGTTATGTTATAATTCTGCTATTGTGTATATGCCTGCTTCATCTTACCAGTCTCTTTGCCGAATGGGCTCCAG GGTTTGTGTGAGTGGATTTCCACGGCAACACGAAAAACAGTGGAAAGAACTCTGTGGTCGAATAGTGTTGGATCCCGAATTTATGGTACAGCTTCTCACAGGAGTTTATTATGCCAT GTATAATGGACAGTGGGACCTTGGCCAGGAAGTCCTTGATGACATCATCTATAGAGCTCAACTAGAACTCTTTTCTCAACCACTATTG GTTGCCAATGCCATGAAAAACTCATTACCATTTGATGCTCCTGATTCTTCACAAGAAGGCCAGAAAGTACTTAAAGTCGAAGTCACTCCAACAGTGCCGAGGATTTCTCGGACTGCAATTACAACAGCTTCAATCCGTCGCCATAGATGGAGGAGAGAAG ATGGCTTTGACTTCTCAAACGAGGCTGACCCGAGTATTCCTGGCTCCCCGATCCAACACGGCTCcactgacctagggatcaaacgtGTGCAAGAGGGGGAGGTGCTGGTGCACAGGACTCCTGAGCACGGCTCGCCGGAGCccaactcagcagcagccacaacaGAGG GTGCTGAGGGTATAAATGGAGGAGAGGAGTCGGTTAACCTGAATGATGCAGATGAAGGATTTTCATCAGGGGCTTCCCTCAGCAGCCAGCCAATTGGGACCAAACCATCCTCCTCTTCTCAGAGGGGAAGCTTAAGGAAAGTAGCAACTGGGCGTTCAGCCAAGGATAAAGAAACAACTTCTGCCATCAAATCCAATGAGAGCCCTCGAGATTCAGTAGTTCGCAGGCAGTATGTACAGCAACCAACTGATCTTAGTGTAGATTCAATTGAGCTGACACCGATGAAGAAACACCTGAGCCTGCCTGCTGGCCAGGTGGTGCCAAAAACTAATAGCATTAATCTAATCCGGACAGCCAGTGCTTCCTCAAGTAAATCATTTGACTATGTAAATGGCAGTCAAGCAAGTACCAGCATTGGGGTTGGCACTGAGGGTGTTACTAATTTAGCAGCTAACAATGCTAATCGCTACTCAACTATCAGTCTACAGGAAGACCGGCTAGGTcaagctggagaagggaaagagctgcTCAGCCCGGGAGCTCCCTTATCCAAGCAGTCTCGATCCCCAAGCTTCAATATGCAGCTGATATCCCAGGTGTAG
- the HYCC2 gene encoding hyccin 2 isoform X2, with protein MLGTERGVVEEWLSEFKALPDTQITNYAATLHRKKTLVPALYKVIQDSNNELLEPVCHQLFELYRSSEVRLKRFTLQFLPELMWVYLRLTVSRDRQSNGCIEALLLGIYNLEIADKDGNNKVLSFTIPSLSKPSIYHEPSTIGSMALTEGALCQHDLIRVVYSDLHPQRETFTAQNRFEVLSFLMLCYNSAIVYMPASSYQSLCRMGSRVCVSGFPRQHEKQWKELCGRIVLDPEFMVQLLTGVYYAMYNGQWDLGQEVLDDIIYRAQLELFSQPLLVANAMKNSLPFDAPDSSQEGQKVLKVEVTPTVPRISRTAITTASIRRHRWRREGAEGINGGEESVNLNDADEGFSSGASLSSQPIGTKPSSSSQRGSLRKVATGRSAKDKETTSAIKSNESPRDSVVRRQYVQQPTDLSVDSIELTPMKKHLSLPAGQVVPKTNSINLIRTASASSSKSFDYVNGSQASTSIGVGTEGVTNLAANNANRYSTISLQEDRLGQAGEGKELLSPGAPLSKQSRSPSFNMQLISQV; from the exons ATGCTGGGAACTGAACGTGGTGTTGTGGAAGAATGGTTATCAGAATTCAAG GCATTACCTGACACTCAGATCACCAATTATGCAGCAACTTTACACCGGAAAAAAACACTGGTACCAGCCCTCTATAAAGTTATTCAAGACTCAAATAATGAG ctcCTGGAGCCTGTCTGCCACCAGCTGTTTGAGCTCTATCGTAGCTCTGAAGTTCGACTTAAGAGGTTCACACTGCAGTTCTTGCCAGAATTGATGTGGGTTTATTTACGGCTTACAGTTAGCCGAGACAGACAGAGTAATGGTTGCATTGAAGCACTTCTGTTAGGAATTTACAATTTG GAAATTGCTGATAAAGATGGAAACAATAAAGTTCTGTCTTTTACCATCCCTTCCTTATCCAAACCATCAATATACCATGAG CCCTCCACAATTGGATCCATGGCCTTGACAGAAGGGGCATTGTGTCAGCATGATCTCATCAGGGTTGTTTACAGTGATCTTCATCCTCAGAGGGAAACATTCACTGCACAAAACCG gtTTGAAGTCCTGAGTTTTCTCATGTTATGTTATAATTCTGCTATTGTGTATATGCCTGCTTCATCTTACCAGTCTCTTTGCCGAATGGGCTCCAG GGTTTGTGTGAGTGGATTTCCACGGCAACACGAAAAACAGTGGAAAGAACTCTGTGGTCGAATAGTGTTGGATCCCGAATTTATGGTACAGCTTCTCACAGGAGTTTATTATGCCAT GTATAATGGACAGTGGGACCTTGGCCAGGAAGTCCTTGATGACATCATCTATAGAGCTCAACTAGAACTCTTTTCTCAACCACTATTG GTTGCCAATGCCATGAAAAACTCATTACCATTTGATGCTCCTGATTCTTCACAAGAAGGCCAGAAAGTACTTAAAGTCGAAGTCACTCCAACAGTGCCGAGGATTTCTCGGACTGCAATTACAACAGCTTCAATCCGTCGCCATAGATGGAGGAGAGAAG GTGCTGAGGGTATAAATGGAGGAGAGGAGTCGGTTAACCTGAATGATGCAGATGAAGGATTTTCATCAGGGGCTTCCCTCAGCAGCCAGCCAATTGGGACCAAACCATCCTCCTCTTCTCAGAGGGGAAGCTTAAGGAAAGTAGCAACTGGGCGTTCAGCCAAGGATAAAGAAACAACTTCTGCCATCAAATCCAATGAGAGCCCTCGAGATTCAGTAGTTCGCAGGCAGTATGTACAGCAACCAACTGATCTTAGTGTAGATTCAATTGAGCTGACACCGATGAAGAAACACCTGAGCCTGCCTGCTGGCCAGGTGGTGCCAAAAACTAATAGCATTAATCTAATCCGGACAGCCAGTGCTTCCTCAAGTAAATCATTTGACTATGTAAATGGCAGTCAAGCAAGTACCAGCATTGGGGTTGGCACTGAGGGTGTTACTAATTTAGCAGCTAACAATGCTAATCGCTACTCAACTATCAGTCTACAGGAAGACCGGCTAGGTcaagctggagaagggaaagagctgcTCAGCCCGGGAGCTCCCTTATCCAAGCAGTCTCGATCCCCAAGCTTCAATATGCAGCTGATATCCCAGGTGTAG